The Humulus lupulus chromosome 3, drHumLupu1.1, whole genome shotgun sequence genome window below encodes:
- the LOC133822502 gene encoding protein MEI2-like 4 isoform X3: MKPIEQPKSFLMRDQKVNGSLNRLAVGMERAASHSLPSLKPTDHPVVQSSTKAEAASYFVESGKFNVMGSQYESSLFSSSMTELFSQKLRLSSNNGLYGHSVDTIASHYEEEEIIESLEEIEAQTIGNLLPDDDDLLSGVTDGLDYNIQSNGGDDMEELDLFSSVGGMDLEDDGLSPGQKCSDFPGGLSNGQLGLSNGSVVGEHPYGEHPSRTLFVRNINSNVEDSELKTLFEQYGDIRTLYTACKHRGFVMISYYDLRSARNAMKALQNRPLRRRKLDIHYSIPKENPSEKDVNQGTLVVFNLESSVSNDELRQIFGVYGEIKEIREAPHRSHHKFIEFYDIRAAETALRALNRSDIAGKQIKLEPSRLGGTKRSGQQLPSELDQDECSVYLQQSSPPINSITGFSVSLGAITSAVDNGTTIAGQSATQTPSLDAAFHHGISSSVPNSLSSLVRIESLGNQSGLSESNHSLGPLKFDIHGTSPFHPHSLPEYYDGLANGIHCNSPGTLSSGINPRLPERIDNRQFSRVNSNSMELNESVFGSAGSGSSSLPGHHFTWSNNSYHPQAPGMMWPNSPSFVNGVSAAHPQSRVHGLPRAPSHMLNPGLPITSHPVGSAPGTNPSIWDRRHSFAGESPEASGFHPGSLGNMRMANSSHSLEFVSHNLFSHVGGNCMDLPIASKSVGLQSHHQRCMLFPGRGQMMPIMNSFDPAGERARSRRTEGNSNQLDNKKQYELDVDRIMRGEDKRTTLMIKNIPNKYTSKMLLAAIDERHRGTYDFIYLPIDFKNKCNVGYAFINMTDPTMIIPFYQSFNGKKWEKFNSEKVASLAYGRIQGKAALIAHFQNSSLMNEDKRCRPILFNTDGPNAGDQVPFPMGVNVRTRPGKARTNAFEEIHQGSPPNMGHGGDDSSQGETSTGSAKESD, from the exons ATGAAGCCTATAGAACAACCCAAGTCTTTCCTAATGCGGGACCAGAAAGTGAACGGTAGCTTAAATAGACTTGCTGTTGGAATGGAGAGAGCAGCTAGTCATTCCTTGCCTTCATTGAAACCCACAGACCATCCAGTTGTGCAATCTAGTACAAAGGCAGAAGCAGCGTCATATTTTGTGGAGAGTGGAAAATTCAATGTAATGGGTTCTCAGTATGAGAGCAGCCTTTTCTCAAGTTCAATGACTGAGTTGTTTAGTCAGAAGT TGAGATTGTCATCAAACAATGGTCTATATGGTCATTCAGTTGACACTATTGCTTCACATTATGAGGAAGAGGAAATAATTGAATCCCTTGAAGAAATAGAGGCTCAAACCATTGGGAACCTTCTTCCTGATGATGATGACTTGCTTTCTGGAGTTACTGATGGGCTTGATTATAATATCCAATCAAATGGTGGGGATGATATGGAGGAGTTAGACCTTTTTAGCAGTGTTGGAGGGATGGATTTGGAAGATGATGGTTTATCTCCTGGACAAAAATGTAGTGATTTCCCTGGAGGACTTTCTAATGGTCAGTTAGGGTTAAGTAATGGTTCAGTAGTTGGAGAACATCCTTATGGAGAACACCCTTCTAGGACATTGTTTGTGAGAAACATAAATAGCAATGTTGAAGATTCTGAGCTGAAAACCCTATTTGAG CAATACGGAGATATCCGTACTCTTTATACAGCTTGCAAGCACCGTGGTTTTGTTATGATTTCCTATTACGATCTAAGATCGGCTCGAAATGCAATGAAAGCACTCCAGAACAGGCCACTGAGGCGTCGGAAACTCGACATACATTACTCAATTCCAAAG GAGAATCCCTCTGAAAAGGATGTTAATCAGGGTACTCTTGTAGTATTTAACCTCGAATCTTCTGTTTCAAATGATGAACTTCGTCAAATTTTTGGTGTTTATGGAGAAATCAAGGAG ATCCGTGAAGCCCCACACAGAAGTCATCAcaaatttattgaattttatgatATTAGAGCTGCAGAGACTGCTCTTCGTGCATTGAACAGAAGTGATATTGCTGGAAAGCAAATTAAACTAGAGCCAAGTCGTCTTGGGGGAACAAAACG TTCGGGGCAGCAGTTACCTTCTGAGTTGGACCAAGATGAATGTAGTGTTTATTTGCAGCAGAGTAGCCCTCCTATTAACTCCATCACTGGTTTTTCTG TTTCACTTGGAGCAATTACGTCTGCCGTAGATAATGGAACTACTATTGCGGGACAGAGTGCAACACAAACTCCATCCCTGGATGCTGCATTTCATCACGGGATATCTTCCAGTGTTCCTAACAGCTTATCCTCTCTGGTCAGAATTGAATCTCTTGGCAATCAGTCCGGCCTTTCAGAATCCAATCATTCACTGGGGCCTCTAAAATTTGACATCCATGGAACATCACCTTTTCATCCTCATTCACTGCCAGAGTATTATGATGGTTTAGCCAATGGTATCCATTGTAATTCTCCGGGAACTTTGTCTTCTGGCATCAATCCTAGACTACCAGAAAGAATTGACAACAGACAATTTTCCCGAGTAAATTCAAACTCAATGGAACTCAATGAAAGTG TTTTTGGGTCTGCTGGTAGCGGTAGCTCTTCACTTCCTGGACATCATTTTACTTGGAGCAACAACTCATATCACCCTCAAGCTCCAGGTATGATGTGGCCGAACTCACCCTCATTTGTCAATGGAGTTTCTGCAGCTCATCCCCAATCAAGGGTTCATGGACTGCCTAGGGCACCATCTCACATGTTGAACCCAGGTTTACCTATAACTAGCCATCCAGTGGGGTCGGCACCAGGGACTAATCCTTCTATCTGGGATAGGCGACACTCCTTTGCAGGGGAATCCCCTGAGGCTTCTGGATTTCATCCTGGTTCCCTTGGGAATATGAGAATGGCCAACTCATCCCATTCTTTAGAATTTGTTTCTCATAACCTCTTTTCTCATGTTGGTGGAAACTGCATGGACTTGCCAATAGCTTCAAAAAGTGTAGGACTCCAGTCCCATCATCagaggtgcatgttgtttccaggcCGAGGCCAAATGATGCCAATTATGAATTCGTTTGATCCTGCTGGTGAGCGTGCTAGAAGTCGTAGAACTGAAGGCAACTCTAATCAGCTTGACAACAAGAAACAATATGAGTTGGATGTTGACCGCATAATGAGAGGAGAAGACAAGCGAACAACACTAATGATAAAGAACATTCCTAACAA GTATACTTCCAAGATGCTTTTGGCTGCAATTGATGAGCGTCATCGAGGAACTTATGATTTTATTTATCTACCTATTGATTTTAAG AATAAATGCAACGTGGGGTATGCATTCATCAACATGACGGATCCAACCATGATTATTCCTTTCTACCAG TCATTTAATGGAAAGAAATGGGAGAAATTCAATAGTGAGAAGGTTGCTTCATTAGCATATGGTCGCATTCAAGGTAAAGCTGCCCTGATTGCACATTTCCAAAACTCGAGCTTGATGAATGAGGATAAGCGATGCCGACCCATTCTCTTCAACACAGACGGGCCAAATGCCGGTGATCAG GTGCCCTTCCCAATGGGGGTGAATGTTCGCACAAGACCCGGAAAAGCACGAACAAATGCATTTGAAGAGATTCATCAAGGAAGTCCACCCAATATGGGACATGGAGGGGATGATTCTTCTCAAGGAGAGACATCTACTGGTTCTGCAAAGGAGTCAGATTGA
- the LOC133822502 gene encoding protein MEI2-like 4 isoform X2 produces MLDNYANENSIASSSLDKHIPVERLNMKPIEQPKSFLMRDQKVNGSLNRLAVGMERAASHSLPSLKPTDHPVVQSSTKAEAASYFVESGKFNVMGSQYESSLFSSSMTELFSQKLRLSSNNGLYGHSVDTIASHYEEEEIIESLEEIEAQTIGNLLPDDDDLLSGVTDGLDYNIQSNGGDDMEELDLFSSVGGMDLEDDGLSPGQKCSDFPGGLSNGQLGLSNGSVVGEHPYGEHPSRTLFVRNINSNVEDSELKTLFEQYGDIRTLYTACKHRGFVMISYYDLRSARNAMKALQNRPLRRRKLDIHYSIPKENPSEKDVNQGTLVVFNLESSVSNDELRQIFGVYGEIKEIREAPHRSHHKFIEFYDIRAAETALRALNRSDIAGKQIKLEPSRLGGTKRSGQQLPSELDQDECSVYLQQSSPPINSITGFSVSLGAITSAVDNGTTIAGQSATQTPSLDAAFHHGISSSVPNSLSSLVRIESLGNQSGLSESNHSLGPLKFDIHGTSPFHPHSLPEYYDGLANGIHCNSPGTLSSGINPRLPERIDNRQFSRVNSNSMELNESVFGSAGSGSSSLPGHHFTWSNNSYHPQAPGMMWPNSPSFVNGVSAAHPQSRVHGLPRAPSHMLNPGLPITSHPVGSAPGTNPSIWDRRHSFAGESPEASGFHPGSLGNMRMANSSHSLEFVSHNLFSHVGGNCMDLPIASKSVGLQSHHQRCMLFPGRGQMMPIMNSFDPAGERARSRRTEGNSNQLDNKKQYELDVDRIMRGEDKRTTLMIKNIPNKYTSKMLLAAIDERHRGTYDFIYLPIDFKNKCNVGYAFINMTDPTMIIPFYQSFNGKKWEKFNSEKVASLAYGRIQGKAALIAHFQNSSLMNEDKRCRPILFNTDGPNAGDQVPFPMGVNVRTRPGKARTNAFEEIHQGSPPNMGHGGDDSSQGETSTGSAKESD; encoded by the exons ATGCTCGATAACTATG CCAATGAAAACTCAATTGCATCATCATCTCTGGATAAACACATACCAGTGGAACGTCTGAACATGAAGCCTATAGAACAACCCAAGTCTTTCCTAATGCGGGACCAGAAAGTGAACGGTAGCTTAAATAGACTTGCTGTTGGAATGGAGAGAGCAGCTAGTCATTCCTTGCCTTCATTGAAACCCACAGACCATCCAGTTGTGCAATCTAGTACAAAGGCAGAAGCAGCGTCATATTTTGTGGAGAGTGGAAAATTCAATGTAATGGGTTCTCAGTATGAGAGCAGCCTTTTCTCAAGTTCAATGACTGAGTTGTTTAGTCAGAAGT TGAGATTGTCATCAAACAATGGTCTATATGGTCATTCAGTTGACACTATTGCTTCACATTATGAGGAAGAGGAAATAATTGAATCCCTTGAAGAAATAGAGGCTCAAACCATTGGGAACCTTCTTCCTGATGATGATGACTTGCTTTCTGGAGTTACTGATGGGCTTGATTATAATATCCAATCAAATGGTGGGGATGATATGGAGGAGTTAGACCTTTTTAGCAGTGTTGGAGGGATGGATTTGGAAGATGATGGTTTATCTCCTGGACAAAAATGTAGTGATTTCCCTGGAGGACTTTCTAATGGTCAGTTAGGGTTAAGTAATGGTTCAGTAGTTGGAGAACATCCTTATGGAGAACACCCTTCTAGGACATTGTTTGTGAGAAACATAAATAGCAATGTTGAAGATTCTGAGCTGAAAACCCTATTTGAG CAATACGGAGATATCCGTACTCTTTATACAGCTTGCAAGCACCGTGGTTTTGTTATGATTTCCTATTACGATCTAAGATCGGCTCGAAATGCAATGAAAGCACTCCAGAACAGGCCACTGAGGCGTCGGAAACTCGACATACATTACTCAATTCCAAAG GAGAATCCCTCTGAAAAGGATGTTAATCAGGGTACTCTTGTAGTATTTAACCTCGAATCTTCTGTTTCAAATGATGAACTTCGTCAAATTTTTGGTGTTTATGGAGAAATCAAGGAG ATCCGTGAAGCCCCACACAGAAGTCATCAcaaatttattgaattttatgatATTAGAGCTGCAGAGACTGCTCTTCGTGCATTGAACAGAAGTGATATTGCTGGAAAGCAAATTAAACTAGAGCCAAGTCGTCTTGGGGGAACAAAACG TTCGGGGCAGCAGTTACCTTCTGAGTTGGACCAAGATGAATGTAGTGTTTATTTGCAGCAGAGTAGCCCTCCTATTAACTCCATCACTGGTTTTTCTG TTTCACTTGGAGCAATTACGTCTGCCGTAGATAATGGAACTACTATTGCGGGACAGAGTGCAACACAAACTCCATCCCTGGATGCTGCATTTCATCACGGGATATCTTCCAGTGTTCCTAACAGCTTATCCTCTCTGGTCAGAATTGAATCTCTTGGCAATCAGTCCGGCCTTTCAGAATCCAATCATTCACTGGGGCCTCTAAAATTTGACATCCATGGAACATCACCTTTTCATCCTCATTCACTGCCAGAGTATTATGATGGTTTAGCCAATGGTATCCATTGTAATTCTCCGGGAACTTTGTCTTCTGGCATCAATCCTAGACTACCAGAAAGAATTGACAACAGACAATTTTCCCGAGTAAATTCAAACTCAATGGAACTCAATGAAAGTG TTTTTGGGTCTGCTGGTAGCGGTAGCTCTTCACTTCCTGGACATCATTTTACTTGGAGCAACAACTCATATCACCCTCAAGCTCCAGGTATGATGTGGCCGAACTCACCCTCATTTGTCAATGGAGTTTCTGCAGCTCATCCCCAATCAAGGGTTCATGGACTGCCTAGGGCACCATCTCACATGTTGAACCCAGGTTTACCTATAACTAGCCATCCAGTGGGGTCGGCACCAGGGACTAATCCTTCTATCTGGGATAGGCGACACTCCTTTGCAGGGGAATCCCCTGAGGCTTCTGGATTTCATCCTGGTTCCCTTGGGAATATGAGAATGGCCAACTCATCCCATTCTTTAGAATTTGTTTCTCATAACCTCTTTTCTCATGTTGGTGGAAACTGCATGGACTTGCCAATAGCTTCAAAAAGTGTAGGACTCCAGTCCCATCATCagaggtgcatgttgtttccaggcCGAGGCCAAATGATGCCAATTATGAATTCGTTTGATCCTGCTGGTGAGCGTGCTAGAAGTCGTAGAACTGAAGGCAACTCTAATCAGCTTGACAACAAGAAACAATATGAGTTGGATGTTGACCGCATAATGAGAGGAGAAGACAAGCGAACAACACTAATGATAAAGAACATTCCTAACAA GTATACTTCCAAGATGCTTTTGGCTGCAATTGATGAGCGTCATCGAGGAACTTATGATTTTATTTATCTACCTATTGATTTTAAG AATAAATGCAACGTGGGGTATGCATTCATCAACATGACGGATCCAACCATGATTATTCCTTTCTACCAG TCATTTAATGGAAAGAAATGGGAGAAATTCAATAGTGAGAAGGTTGCTTCATTAGCATATGGTCGCATTCAAGGTAAAGCTGCCCTGATTGCACATTTCCAAAACTCGAGCTTGATGAATGAGGATAAGCGATGCCGACCCATTCTCTTCAACACAGACGGGCCAAATGCCGGTGATCAG GTGCCCTTCCCAATGGGGGTGAATGTTCGCACAAGACCCGGAAAAGCACGAACAAATGCATTTGAAGAGATTCATCAAGGAAGTCCACCCAATATGGGACATGGAGGGGATGATTCTTCTCAAGGAGAGACATCTACTGGTTCTGCAAAGGAGTCAGATTGA
- the LOC133822502 gene encoding protein MEI2-like 4 isoform X1 produces the protein MPSEIRDLQGLSSSYFSEDSCFPNERQVGFGKSEGMLDNYANENSIASSSLDKHIPVERLNMKPIEQPKSFLMRDQKVNGSLNRLAVGMERAASHSLPSLKPTDHPVVQSSTKAEAASYFVESGKFNVMGSQYESSLFSSSMTELFSQKLRLSSNNGLYGHSVDTIASHYEEEEIIESLEEIEAQTIGNLLPDDDDLLSGVTDGLDYNIQSNGGDDMEELDLFSSVGGMDLEDDGLSPGQKCSDFPGGLSNGQLGLSNGSVVGEHPYGEHPSRTLFVRNINSNVEDSELKTLFEQYGDIRTLYTACKHRGFVMISYYDLRSARNAMKALQNRPLRRRKLDIHYSIPKENPSEKDVNQGTLVVFNLESSVSNDELRQIFGVYGEIKEIREAPHRSHHKFIEFYDIRAAETALRALNRSDIAGKQIKLEPSRLGGTKRSGQQLPSELDQDECSVYLQQSSPPINSITGFSVSLGAITSAVDNGTTIAGQSATQTPSLDAAFHHGISSSVPNSLSSLVRIESLGNQSGLSESNHSLGPLKFDIHGTSPFHPHSLPEYYDGLANGIHCNSPGTLSSGINPRLPERIDNRQFSRVNSNSMELNESVFGSAGSGSSSLPGHHFTWSNNSYHPQAPGMMWPNSPSFVNGVSAAHPQSRVHGLPRAPSHMLNPGLPITSHPVGSAPGTNPSIWDRRHSFAGESPEASGFHPGSLGNMRMANSSHSLEFVSHNLFSHVGGNCMDLPIASKSVGLQSHHQRCMLFPGRGQMMPIMNSFDPAGERARSRRTEGNSNQLDNKKQYELDVDRIMRGEDKRTTLMIKNIPNKYTSKMLLAAIDERHRGTYDFIYLPIDFKNKCNVGYAFINMTDPTMIIPFYQSFNGKKWEKFNSEKVASLAYGRIQGKAALIAHFQNSSLMNEDKRCRPILFNTDGPNAGDQVPFPMGVNVRTRPGKARTNAFEEIHQGSPPNMGHGGDDSSQGETSTGSAKESD, from the exons ATGCCATCTGAAATAAGAGACCTGCAGGGATTGTCTTCCTCCTACTTCTCTGAGGATTCATGTTTCCCTAATGAG AGGCAAGTTGGTTTCGGGAAGTCCGAAGGCATGCTCGATAACTATG CCAATGAAAACTCAATTGCATCATCATCTCTGGATAAACACATACCAGTGGAACGTCTGAACATGAAGCCTATAGAACAACCCAAGTCTTTCCTAATGCGGGACCAGAAAGTGAACGGTAGCTTAAATAGACTTGCTGTTGGAATGGAGAGAGCAGCTAGTCATTCCTTGCCTTCATTGAAACCCACAGACCATCCAGTTGTGCAATCTAGTACAAAGGCAGAAGCAGCGTCATATTTTGTGGAGAGTGGAAAATTCAATGTAATGGGTTCTCAGTATGAGAGCAGCCTTTTCTCAAGTTCAATGACTGAGTTGTTTAGTCAGAAGT TGAGATTGTCATCAAACAATGGTCTATATGGTCATTCAGTTGACACTATTGCTTCACATTATGAGGAAGAGGAAATAATTGAATCCCTTGAAGAAATAGAGGCTCAAACCATTGGGAACCTTCTTCCTGATGATGATGACTTGCTTTCTGGAGTTACTGATGGGCTTGATTATAATATCCAATCAAATGGTGGGGATGATATGGAGGAGTTAGACCTTTTTAGCAGTGTTGGAGGGATGGATTTGGAAGATGATGGTTTATCTCCTGGACAAAAATGTAGTGATTTCCCTGGAGGACTTTCTAATGGTCAGTTAGGGTTAAGTAATGGTTCAGTAGTTGGAGAACATCCTTATGGAGAACACCCTTCTAGGACATTGTTTGTGAGAAACATAAATAGCAATGTTGAAGATTCTGAGCTGAAAACCCTATTTGAG CAATACGGAGATATCCGTACTCTTTATACAGCTTGCAAGCACCGTGGTTTTGTTATGATTTCCTATTACGATCTAAGATCGGCTCGAAATGCAATGAAAGCACTCCAGAACAGGCCACTGAGGCGTCGGAAACTCGACATACATTACTCAATTCCAAAG GAGAATCCCTCTGAAAAGGATGTTAATCAGGGTACTCTTGTAGTATTTAACCTCGAATCTTCTGTTTCAAATGATGAACTTCGTCAAATTTTTGGTGTTTATGGAGAAATCAAGGAG ATCCGTGAAGCCCCACACAGAAGTCATCAcaaatttattgaattttatgatATTAGAGCTGCAGAGACTGCTCTTCGTGCATTGAACAGAAGTGATATTGCTGGAAAGCAAATTAAACTAGAGCCAAGTCGTCTTGGGGGAACAAAACG TTCGGGGCAGCAGTTACCTTCTGAGTTGGACCAAGATGAATGTAGTGTTTATTTGCAGCAGAGTAGCCCTCCTATTAACTCCATCACTGGTTTTTCTG TTTCACTTGGAGCAATTACGTCTGCCGTAGATAATGGAACTACTATTGCGGGACAGAGTGCAACACAAACTCCATCCCTGGATGCTGCATTTCATCACGGGATATCTTCCAGTGTTCCTAACAGCTTATCCTCTCTGGTCAGAATTGAATCTCTTGGCAATCAGTCCGGCCTTTCAGAATCCAATCATTCACTGGGGCCTCTAAAATTTGACATCCATGGAACATCACCTTTTCATCCTCATTCACTGCCAGAGTATTATGATGGTTTAGCCAATGGTATCCATTGTAATTCTCCGGGAACTTTGTCTTCTGGCATCAATCCTAGACTACCAGAAAGAATTGACAACAGACAATTTTCCCGAGTAAATTCAAACTCAATGGAACTCAATGAAAGTG TTTTTGGGTCTGCTGGTAGCGGTAGCTCTTCACTTCCTGGACATCATTTTACTTGGAGCAACAACTCATATCACCCTCAAGCTCCAGGTATGATGTGGCCGAACTCACCCTCATTTGTCAATGGAGTTTCTGCAGCTCATCCCCAATCAAGGGTTCATGGACTGCCTAGGGCACCATCTCACATGTTGAACCCAGGTTTACCTATAACTAGCCATCCAGTGGGGTCGGCACCAGGGACTAATCCTTCTATCTGGGATAGGCGACACTCCTTTGCAGGGGAATCCCCTGAGGCTTCTGGATTTCATCCTGGTTCCCTTGGGAATATGAGAATGGCCAACTCATCCCATTCTTTAGAATTTGTTTCTCATAACCTCTTTTCTCATGTTGGTGGAAACTGCATGGACTTGCCAATAGCTTCAAAAAGTGTAGGACTCCAGTCCCATCATCagaggtgcatgttgtttccaggcCGAGGCCAAATGATGCCAATTATGAATTCGTTTGATCCTGCTGGTGAGCGTGCTAGAAGTCGTAGAACTGAAGGCAACTCTAATCAGCTTGACAACAAGAAACAATATGAGTTGGATGTTGACCGCATAATGAGAGGAGAAGACAAGCGAACAACACTAATGATAAAGAACATTCCTAACAA GTATACTTCCAAGATGCTTTTGGCTGCAATTGATGAGCGTCATCGAGGAACTTATGATTTTATTTATCTACCTATTGATTTTAAG AATAAATGCAACGTGGGGTATGCATTCATCAACATGACGGATCCAACCATGATTATTCCTTTCTACCAG TCATTTAATGGAAAGAAATGGGAGAAATTCAATAGTGAGAAGGTTGCTTCATTAGCATATGGTCGCATTCAAGGTAAAGCTGCCCTGATTGCACATTTCCAAAACTCGAGCTTGATGAATGAGGATAAGCGATGCCGACCCATTCTCTTCAACACAGACGGGCCAAATGCCGGTGATCAG GTGCCCTTCCCAATGGGGGTGAATGTTCGCACAAGACCCGGAAAAGCACGAACAAATGCATTTGAAGAGATTCATCAAGGAAGTCCACCCAATATGGGACATGGAGGGGATGATTCTTCTCAAGGAGAGACATCTACTGGTTCTGCAAAGGAGTCAGATTGA